One Alkaliphilus sp. B6464 genomic window carries:
- a CDS encoding anti sigma factor C-terminal domain-containing protein — MKYKELLNLYKEGLVNEEEKHHIEQEIEKYEALEEYLSGIIEEEFDEVVRLPRNEKYAEETIKLKKSVNKRLRKVIYTSVAVVIALVVSIFLIISPLVDSLYYNPNKITVSKARSDINFDVHAILELNMPGLSPSTVLVDKQGFGKYNVEYSYRNLFTDEIYDVSHKIQRGEIVSSYKDPILSTGMFINIRYPYSNENYIKEKKQNVINHLKQLNPISYVSSSILFEKDLTMEELFNLESKYPNIEFIWAGIRTASPDEEVRSLLGIQLMKSNSVLLADKHIGNKYPAFFIWDWLVNPVGLENSNSRIEAQAYKHHYMSLLQYVVDREVAVNVLEHRTGKDKYYQSALDYAKENGVKTYGVLVFAEAKDLLNMLDNEEIKGLEFNQALVSKKNIY; from the coding sequence ATGAAATATAAAGAATTATTGAATCTGTATAAAGAAGGTTTAGTTAATGAAGAAGAAAAACATCATATTGAGCAAGAAATAGAAAAGTACGAAGCATTAGAAGAATATTTATCAGGGATTATAGAAGAGGAGTTTGATGAAGTAGTTAGATTACCTAGAAATGAAAAGTATGCTGAAGAAACTATTAAACTGAAGAAAAGTGTAAATAAAAGGCTGAGAAAAGTAATTTATACATCTGTAGCTGTAGTAATTGCTTTAGTAGTTAGTATATTTCTTATAATTTCACCATTAGTTGATTCTCTATATTATAATCCAAATAAAATTACGGTTAGCAAAGCAAGAAGTGATATTAATTTTGATGTACATGCTATTTTGGAGTTAAATATGCCTGGTTTAAGTCCGAGTACTGTGTTAGTCGACAAGCAAGGATTTGGTAAATATAACGTCGAGTATTCATATAGAAACTTGTTTACTGATGAAATTTATGATGTCAGTCATAAAATACAGCGTGGTGAGATAGTATCTAGTTACAAAGATCCTATTTTAAGCACAGGTATGTTTATAAACATTAGATATCCATACTCTAATGAGAATTATATTAAGGAGAAAAAACAGAATGTAATAAACCATCTTAAACAGCTAAATCCAATTTCTTATGTTTCATCGTCAATACTTTTTGAGAAGGATTTGACTATGGAAGAATTATTTAATCTAGAATCGAAGTATCCAAACATTGAATTTATCTGGGCTGGTATAAGAACAGCGTCACCAGATGAAGAAGTCCGTTCATTATTAGGGATACAATTAATGAAAAGCAATAGTGTTCTATTAGCTGATAAACATATAGGAAATAAATACCCTGCATTTTTTATATGGGATTGGCTTGTCAATCCTGTAGGCTTAGAAAATTCTAATTCTCGTATTGAAGCACAGGCATATAAACATCATTATATGAGTCTACTTCAATACGTTGTGGATAGAGAAGTTGCAGTAAATGTTCTAGAACATAGGACGGGAAAAGATAAATATTATCAGTCAGCCTTAGATTATGCAAAAGAAAATGGAGTAAAAACTTACGGTGTTCTTGTTTTTGCTGAGGCTAAGGATCTGCTCAATATGCTTGATAATGAAGAAATAAAAGGATTAGAATTCAACCAAGCGTTAGTCTCAAAGAAAAATATTTATTAG
- a CDS encoding type 1 glutamine amidotransferase family protein, with amino-acid sequence MTERWNDWEASYAIAVANSFSDYVVKTIAVDDVPKTSMGGINASIDYNINDYQNFNNLAMVILPGGLSWEENDYREIAEFIKKLMELHIPIAAICGSTTFLCKHGLLDNVKHTGDSLELFQKQKGYRGEAFYIHAQVVVDNKVITANETAAVEFAYEIFKILEIDSDEEMAQWYDNFKNGAIR; translated from the coding sequence TTGACAGAACGATGGAATGATTGGGAAGCAAGTTATGCCATTGCAGTTGCCAATTCTTTTTCAGATTATGTGGTTAAAACAATTGCAGTTGATGATGTTCCGAAGACATCAATGGGCGGCATCAATGCGTCTATTGACTACAATATAAATGATTATCAGAATTTCAATAACCTTGCCATGGTTATTCTCCCAGGTGGTCTTTCGTGGGAAGAAAATGATTATAGGGAAATTGCAGAGTTTATTAAGAAGCTCATGGAATTACACATTCCTATAGCCGCTATTTGTGGATCAACTACTTTCTTATGCAAGCATGGGTTACTTGATAATGTAAAGCATACAGGAGACAGCCTAGAATTATTTCAAAAACAAAAAGGATATAGGGGAGAAGCGTTTTATATCCATGCGCAGGTGGTTGTTGACAATAAAGTTATCACTGCAAATGAAACTGCTGCTGTTGAATTTGCTTATGAAATTTTTAAAATATTAGAGATTGACAGTGACGAAGAAATGGCGCAATGGTATGATAACTTTAAAAATGGTGCAATTCGCTAG
- a CDS encoding GNAT family N-acetyltransferase, producing the protein MGYSLRPITVDDKNFIYDVKKSSNYEYINRIWGWDEDYQRRDFDSDFNDNFNDFCIICVNGSDVGFLQTNTTINSVNITEIHIIPTFQGKRIGKNILQDIISKALSEDKTITIGCFKENEGGKRLYLQLGFSIIKTTATHYEFQYIEK; encoded by the coding sequence GTGGGATATAGTTTGCGGCCAATTACTGTTGACGATAAGAACTTTATTTATGATGTCAAAAAATCCTCTAATTATGAGTATATTAATCGCATATGGGGATGGGATGAGGATTATCAAAGAAGAGACTTTGATTCGGATTTCAATGACAATTTTAACGATTTTTGTATTATATGTGTTAATGGTTCTGATGTTGGATTTCTACAAACAAATACTACAATTAACAGTGTTAATATTACTGAAATACATATCATCCCCACATTTCAGGGAAAAAGAATAGGCAAAAATATTTTACAAGATATAATTTCAAAAGCATTATCAGAGGATAAGACCATAACGATAGGTTGTTTTAAAGAAAATGAAGGCGGTAAAAGATTATATCTACAATTAGGATTTAGTATAATAAAAACAACTGCTACTCATTATGAATTTCAGTACATAGAAAAATGA
- a CDS encoding tetratricopeptide repeat protein has product MKQLEIAIELRKEGKLQESNEILINLANAHPNDSIINYQCAWSFDALGLEKNAVLYYEKAISIGLPDKELRDAFLGLGSTYRVLGQYKKSKEVFEKGLAKFTQDRAIKVFYAMTLYNLNEYSRAMEILLYNLAQTSSDDNIKNYKKAIEFYSNKLDEIW; this is encoded by the coding sequence TTGAAGCAATTAGAAATAGCAATTGAATTAAGGAAAGAAGGAAAACTACAAGAATCAAATGAAATTTTAATAAATCTTGCAAATGCACATCCCAACGATTCAATAATTAACTATCAGTGTGCATGGAGTTTTGATGCTTTGGGTTTAGAGAAAAATGCAGTACTGTATTATGAAAAAGCTATTTCGATTGGACTGCCTGATAAGGAACTGCGGGATGCCTTTTTAGGTTTAGGAAGTACATATAGAGTACTAGGGCAATATAAAAAATCAAAAGAGGTATTTGAGAAAGGTTTGGCTAAGTTTACACAAGATAGAGCTATTAAAGTTTTCTATGCAATGACTTTATACAACTTAAATGAATATTCTAGAGCAATGGAAATTTTACTATATAATTTAGCTCAAACATCTTCAGACGATAACATAAAGAATTATAAAAAAGCAATAGAATTTTATTCTAATAAGCTAGATGAAATATGGTAA
- a CDS encoding zeta toxin family protein, giving the protein MEKAIYVITGVMASGKSTIAEALAKSLDKCVHLRGDVFRKMIITGREECVSIQIKRLYINWI; this is encoded by the coding sequence ATGGAAAAGGCAATATATGTAATTACTGGTGTTATGGCTTCTGGAAAATCAACTATTGCTGAAGCTTTGGCAAAAAGTCTAGACAAATGTGTTCATCTACGAGGCGATGTTTTTAGGAAGATGATTATTACTGGTAGAGAGGAATGTGTGAGTATCCAAATAAAGAGGCTTTACATCAATTGGATATGA
- a CDS encoding 4Fe-4S double cluster binding domain-containing protein, with product MDYLSTEIRKRLIEKGASMVGFADLKDIPENQREGYRYGISIAVALDPSIIAGIGNGPTKDYYDEYIRKNNLLDELDEYAAEIIKSNGFRAIPKVRKSVTTDETILKTTLPHKTVATRAGIGWIGKCALLVTKEFGSAVRLSSVLTDAELEVGLPINESKCGACNMCENLCPANAVLGVNWNVNMDRDNYFNAFKCRNEAGKRSDKLGVTETICGKCILVCPWTQRYLKLKENKSV from the coding sequence GTGGATTACTTAAGCACAGAAATCAGAAAAAGGCTTATTGAAAAAGGTGCCTCAATGGTAGGATTTGCGGACTTAAAAGACATTCCTGAAAACCAAAGAGAGGGTTATAGGTATGGAATCTCAATTGCAGTAGCATTGGATCCATCTATAATTGCTGGAATAGGGAATGGACCAACAAAAGATTATTATGATGAATATATAAGGAAAAATAACCTTCTAGATGAACTTGATGAATATGCAGCGGAGATTATAAAATCCAATGGATTTAGAGCGATACCTAAGGTAAGGAAAAGTGTAACCACAGATGAAACAATCTTAAAAACTACTTTACCGCATAAAACAGTAGCAACTAGAGCAGGAATTGGATGGATTGGAAAGTGTGCTTTACTTGTTACAAAAGAGTTTGGTTCAGCTGTAAGGTTGTCCAGTGTGTTAACTGATGCAGAATTAGAGGTGGGATTACCAATAAATGAATCAAAATGCGGGGCTTGCAATATGTGTGAAAATTTATGTCCAGCTAATGCCGTGTTAGGAGTTAATTGGAATGTAAATATGGATAGAGATAACTATTTTAATGCTTTTAAGTGCAGAAATGAAGCGGGAAAAAGAAGTGATAAACTTGGAGTAACGGAAACAATTTGTGGAAAGTGCATATTGGTCTGTCCTTGGACACAGAGATATTTAAAGCTAAAAGAAAATAAATCAGTATAA
- a CDS encoding superoxide dismutase family protein encodes MYNISSNEYTLPHGNHAGDFPVLFSNDGVARMWFYTNKFNVADVVGKTVIIHESPDDYRTQPAGNSGKRLACGVIRWY; translated from the coding sequence ATATATAATATATCCTCCAATGAGTATACACTCCCTCATGGAAATCATGCAGGAGACTTCCCAGTCTTATTTTCCAATGATGGGGTAGCAAGAATGTGGTTTTATACTAATAAATTTAATGTAGCAGATGTTGTAGGAAAAACAGTTATAATTCACGAAAGTCCCGATGACTATCGGACACAGCCTGCTGGTAATTCGGGTAAAAGATTGGCTTGTGGAGTAATTAGATGGTACTAA
- a CDS encoding restriction endonuclease, whose translation MNDVEFEALCKDVMEKKLSTNLRLFAKGRDGGIDLTNNAITHDFIIQVKHYIGSKFSNLRITLKNEINNVQKWKPKQYYVCCGMHLTDANISEIYNMFSEFMDSDKNIISLREIDEFLQKPENIDVVRKHYKLWLYASNILNEIFNQNIFIDCEALFNDIEEESKYFVQTEIYNQCLEHLDKNGLLMITGGPGVGKTTTSKMLVLYFSVQGYRVRYTTNGDMTDIKNSLSSDKDSKEIVLLDDCLGQHYFNMKNTQEGELLSLIKFVKLFKNKKIILNSRITIFNEAKDRSYEFKMFFQEKKIRNHTINMEDITPLEKAKIFYNHLIYKRIPKEYYEAIKRNKKYFKIVHHSNYTPRIIEHVTYRTNYLKVAPESYFDYIFESLSHPHDIWKNEFERRLKEVDRAFISTLYSLTDTTVQYSVLKECFDERLLKMKNVDYTINNYESILTRLNQSIINLVDNKRTMHVGVINPSVNDYMKTVFSDNMLELNEVRDSIKHFSQFERCYAKEDLPNIFFQLIASEEIFSIEFFSQDEKNYFIVANICQYEIRQQHYKQTIIDYLNNAYGYYYLPSSEWLPHIKTLEILLNDNLYSYYSLSSFISDECCINNLFMDLDLNELIATINLLSQCYRRNDIEVSWFKPLCKIAITNAIASQVENVDASEYCENYDIQDLVNENTKMYYYGDHEDMEIDRDAITQTLEKWVAEDIENEIIEKLSELDETISIHTDKLIKKNLSLDGFDSIIDSCFEPDYDYDEYHGSDGTGQEYISDIEAVFER comes from the coding sequence TTGAATGACGTAGAATTTGAAGCCCTATGTAAAGATGTGATGGAAAAAAAACTGTCAACAAATTTGCGCTTATTTGCTAAAGGTCGCGATGGCGGCATTGATCTTACTAATAATGCAATTACGCATGACTTTATTATTCAGGTAAAACACTATATAGGAAGTAAATTTTCCAATCTTAGGATTACTTTAAAAAACGAAATTAACAATGTCCAAAAATGGAAACCAAAACAATATTATGTTTGCTGTGGCATGCACCTTACTGATGCCAATATTAGTGAAATCTATAATATGTTTTCTGAATTTATGGATTCAGACAAAAATATTATTTCCCTAAGAGAAATAGATGAATTCCTACAAAAGCCCGAAAATATTGACGTTGTAAGAAAGCATTATAAGTTGTGGTTATATGCTTCAAATATATTGAATGAAATATTTAACCAAAACATTTTTATTGATTGTGAAGCACTTTTTAATGACATTGAGGAAGAAAGTAAATATTTTGTGCAAACTGAAATATATAATCAATGCTTGGAGCACTTGGATAAAAATGGACTATTAATGATAACGGGCGGCCCTGGCGTTGGAAAAACCACTACCTCAAAAATGTTGGTTTTATATTTTTCTGTACAAGGGTACAGAGTAAGATACACCACTAATGGAGATATGACCGACATTAAAAATTCTTTGTCAAGTGATAAAGATTCCAAAGAAATTGTCTTGCTAGATGATTGCCTAGGCCAGCATTATTTTAATATGAAAAATACCCAAGAGGGTGAATTGCTTTCATTGATAAAGTTCGTAAAATTATTTAAAAATAAGAAAATAATATTAAACTCAAGAATTACAATTTTTAATGAAGCTAAAGATAGATCTTATGAGTTTAAGATGTTTTTTCAAGAGAAAAAAATTAGAAATCATACTATTAATATGGAGGATATAACTCCTCTAGAAAAAGCAAAAATTTTCTATAATCATTTAATTTATAAACGTATACCAAAGGAATATTATGAGGCTATCAAAAGAAACAAAAAATATTTTAAAATAGTGCATCACAGTAATTATACTCCACGAATAATAGAGCATGTCACTTATAGAACTAATTATTTAAAAGTGGCTCCAGAGAGCTATTTTGACTACATATTCGAAAGTTTATCCCACCCGCATGATATATGGAAAAATGAATTTGAGAGACGGCTTAAAGAAGTGGATAGGGCATTTATTTCTACATTGTATTCTTTGACCGACACCACAGTTCAATATAGTGTACTAAAAGAATGCTTTGATGAACGCTTATTAAAAATGAAGAATGTAGATTATACAATAAATAATTATGAATCTATATTGACCCGTTTAAACCAATCAATAATAAACCTAGTTGACAATAAAAGAACAATGCATGTAGGCGTAATTAATCCTTCTGTAAATGATTATATGAAGACTGTATTTAGCGATAATATGCTGGAACTAAATGAAGTGAGGGATTCAATTAAACACTTTAGTCAATTTGAACGTTGCTATGCAAAAGAGGATTTACCTAACATTTTCTTTCAGCTTATAGCCAGTGAAGAAATATTTAGCATTGAGTTCTTCTCTCAAGATGAGAAGAACTATTTTATAGTAGCAAATATTTGCCAATATGAAATAAGGCAACAGCACTATAAACAAACCATTATTGATTATTTAAATAATGCATATGGATATTACTATCTGCCATCTAGTGAATGGTTACCGCATATTAAAACTTTAGAAATTTTACTTAATGATAATCTATATTCGTATTACTCATTGTCTTCATTTATTTCAGATGAATGCTGCATTAACAATCTTTTTATGGATTTAGACCTAAATGAATTAATTGCTACCATAAATCTTTTGTCCCAATGCTATCGAAGAAATGATATTGAAGTTTCGTGGTTTAAACCGTTATGCAAAATAGCAATAACTAATGCTATTGCTTCACAGGTGGAGAATGTAGATGCTAGTGAATACTGTGAAAATTATGACATTCAAGATTTGGTTAACGAAAATACTAAAATGTACTATTACGGAGATCACGAAGATATGGAAATTGATAGAGATGCAATCACACAGACATTGGAAAAATGGGTAGCGGAAGATATAGAAAATGAAATAATAGAAAAGCTTTCGGAATTAGACGAAACAATTTCCATTCATACAGATAAACTGATTAAAAAAAATCTTAGTTTGGATGGGTTTGATAGTATTATAGATTCTTGCTTTGAACCTGATTACGATTACGATGAATATCATGGTAGCGATGGAACTGGACAGGAATATATTTCTGATATTGAGGCAGTATTTGAAAGATAA
- a CDS encoding radical SAM protein — translation MDIKEKIIQVKDFLTKSNLPASDYVINPYIGCPHACKYCYACFMKRFTGHMEKWGTFVDIKQCDKPISLKKLQNKSVFLSSVTDCYNCFEEKYLVTRKILEQLIHIECSIGIATKSQLILRDIDLLKKCKDLKVSISINTLDENFKDDMDNASSISDRLHTLKELHNQGIYTVLFMSPIFPYITDFKRIIEKTHTYVDEYWFENLNLRGEYKQKILDYIDVNYPNLYSEYEKIYIKSEKKYWRDLSIEIENYCNKNGIKYINYFYHEELVKEKLHNQRA, via the coding sequence ATGGATATAAAAGAGAAAATTATACAAGTTAAGGACTTTCTAACAAAATCCAATTTACCTGCAAGTGATTATGTTATCAATCCTTATATTGGGTGTCCACATGCTTGTAAATACTGCTATGCTTGTTTTATGAAGCGATTTACAGGGCATATGGAAAAATGGGGAACATTTGTTGATATTAAACAGTGTGATAAGCCCATAAGTCTGAAAAAGTTGCAAAATAAATCTGTTTTTCTTTCTTCTGTGACAGATTGCTATAATTGTTTTGAAGAAAAATATTTAGTTACGAGAAAAATATTAGAACAATTAATACATATAGAATGCTCCATTGGAATTGCTACAAAATCCCAACTTATTCTAAGAGATATTGATTTGTTAAAAAAGTGCAAAGATTTAAAGGTGTCTATCTCTATAAATACATTGGATGAAAATTTTAAAGATGATATGGATAATGCAAGTAGCATTAGCGACAGGCTTCACACATTAAAAGAATTACATAATCAAGGAATTTATACAGTATTATTTATGTCACCAATCTTTCCGTATATTACAGATTTTAAAAGGATTATAGAAAAAACCCATACTTATGTTGATGAATATTGGTTTGAAAATCTAAACCTGAGAGGGGAATATAAGCAAAAAATATTAGACTATATTGATGTAAACTATCCAAACCTATATAGTGAATATGAAAAAATATATATTAAGAGTGAGAAAAAATACTGGAGAGATTTATCTATAGAAATAGAAAATTATTGCAATAAAAATGGCATAAAATACATTAATTATTTTTATCATGAAGAATTAGTTAAAGAGAAGCTACATAATCAACGTGCATAA
- a CDS encoding ParA family protein, which translates to MKNKITAIVNQKGGVGKTTTALNLSYALSEEGKKVLLIDFDPQASLTVALGHNGENICNIQTLMAGEIEESKVEGEYVIKIKDNLDLIPGTLDLAGIEISLVNVMSREMILKQVIKKIENDYDYIIIDCSPSLGMLTINALAACNSIIIPVTPEYLSAKGLGLLISSINKIKKRINTNIEIDGILITMMNERTNLSKEMIKALNESVEFVKSKFNLNMKIFESKIPVSVKTGEAILNRKSIIEYEPKNKVSEAYQYFAWEWSEN; encoded by the coding sequence TTGAAAAACAAAATAACTGCAATAGTAAACCAGAAGGGCGGAGTTGGAAAAACAACTACCGCCCTTAATTTATCGTATGCACTATCAGAAGAAGGAAAGAAAGTACTGCTTATAGATTTTGATCCACAAGCTAGTTTAACAGTAGCATTAGGGCATAACGGAGAAAATATCTGTAATATACAAACTTTGATGGCAGGAGAAATCGAAGAATCTAAGGTTGAAGGGGAGTATGTTATAAAAATCAAAGATAACTTAGATCTTATTCCAGGAACTTTAGATTTAGCAGGAATAGAAATATCTTTAGTAAATGTAATGAGCAGAGAAATGATTTTAAAACAAGTAATTAAGAAGATAGAAAATGATTACGATTATATTATAATAGATTGTTCTCCTAGCCTTGGTATGCTTACTATAAATGCGCTGGCAGCTTGCAACAGTATTATTATACCAGTAACTCCTGAATATCTTTCAGCCAAAGGATTGGGGCTTCTGATCAGCAGTATAAACAAAATCAAAAAAAGAATTAATACTAATATAGAAATAGATGGAATTCTAATCACAATGATGAATGAAAGAACCAACTTATCAAAAGAGATGATAAAAGCATTGAATGAATCTGTTGAATTCGTAAAAAGCAAGTTTAATTTAAATATGAAAATATTTGAAAGTAAAATACCTGTATCAGTTAAAACTGGTGAAGCAATACTTAACAGAAAAAGTATAATAGAATATGAACCTAAAAATAAGGTGTCAGAGGCATATCAATATTTTGCATGGGAATGGAGTGAAAACTAA
- a CDS encoding ParB/RepB/Spo0J family partition protein, whose amino-acid sequence MAKPNVINLNDLFGTDEGDILESSDVGIKEVYLYKLIPFRNHPFKLYEGQRLQDMIESIKEHGVITPIIVRPMAVQEEQYEILSGHNRANAAKIVGLEKIPAVIKEGLTDEEAMLIVTETNLIQRSFADLSHSERARVLVEHYNAIKHQGKKIDLINEIETLSNTDNFNENSDSSQLATKGRTDAKVGENYNLSKDTVARYLKIDALIKELKSRLDKEEIPFIAAVNLSFLKVDEQNIIEEILKEKNFKVDMKKAEILKSFSQGRNLNYDKAHEVLSGKYFDKPKKAKSFKLKPKLVSKYFNENQTQKEIEEIIENALEIYFSKKDEIE is encoded by the coding sequence ATGGCAAAGCCTAATGTAATAAATTTGAATGACTTATTTGGGACTGATGAAGGTGATATACTAGAGAGCTCAGATGTTGGAATAAAGGAGGTTTACTTATATAAGCTGATCCCTTTTAGAAATCATCCGTTTAAACTATATGAAGGACAACGTTTACAAGATATGATTGAAAGTATTAAGGAGCATGGAGTAATAACACCTATTATAGTAAGACCTATGGCTGTACAAGAAGAGCAGTATGAAATACTTTCAGGACATAATAGGGCAAATGCTGCTAAGATTGTAGGATTAGAAAAAATACCGGCGGTAATTAAAGAAGGATTAACTGATGAAGAAGCTATGCTCATAGTTACAGAAACCAATTTAATACAAAGATCCTTTGCTGATTTATCTCATTCTGAAAGAGCTAGGGTATTAGTTGAACATTATAATGCGATCAAACATCAAGGGAAGAAAATAGATTTAATAAATGAAATTGAAACATTATCAAACACTGATAATTTCAATGAAAACTCAGATTCGTCGCAACTTGCGACGAAAGGTAGGACAGATGCAAAAGTAGGTGAAAATTATAACCTTTCAAAAGATACAGTGGCACGATATTTAAAAATTGATGCTTTGATTAAGGAATTAAAATCTAGATTAGACAAGGAAGAAATTCCTTTTATAGCAGCGGTAAACTTATCATTTCTTAAAGTAGACGAGCAGAATATTATAGAAGAAATATTGAAGGAGAAAAATTTCAAGGTAGATATGAAAAAGGCTGAGATATTAAAATCATTTTCACAAGGTAGAAATCTTAATTATGATAAAGCCCATGAAGTTCTATCAGGAAAATATTTTGATAAGCCTAAAAAGGCAAAGTCTTTTAAATTAAAACCTAAGTTGGTAAGTAAATATTTTAATGAAAATCAGACTCAAAAAGAAATTGAAGAAATTATAGAAAATGCTTTGGAAATATACTTTTCAAAAAAAGATGAGATTGAGTAA
- a CDS encoding DUF6075 family protein — MKFSSRKHASNFNELIKEDNTHPKDRERQALFYIVAGNDDLYKKRNAIYDFRENSIEPECLTNGKIDFSTSSKALIRLGFNLYNGYNDNAISPIDIFYSLDKENYNLAMCAVDLRFGKDIVRMEYDSEFKHEEELENDEDELEL; from the coding sequence ATGAAATTTTCAAGCAGAAAACACGCTTCAAATTTTAATGAGTTAATAAAAGAAGATAATACACACCCAAAGGACAGAGAAAGACAAGCTCTGTTTTATATTGTAGCTGGAAATGATGATTTATACAAAAAAAGAAATGCCATTTATGATTTTAGAGAGAATAGTATAGAACCTGAATGTTTGACCAATGGGAAAATAGATTTTTCCACAAGCTCCAAAGCATTAATACGCTTAGGTTTTAACTTATACAATGGTTATAACGATAATGCCATCTCTCCAATAGATATTTTCTATAGCTTAGATAAAGAAAATTACAACTTAGCAATGTGTGCAGTTGATCTTAGATTTGGAAAGGACATTGTTAGAATGGAATATGATTCGGAGTTCAAACACGAAGAAGAGCTAGAGAACGATGAAGATGAGCTTGAACTATAA
- a CDS encoding DUF3991 and toprim domain-containing protein, with translation MAYEKRRFTEDQIQLASDTNLLEYAKQFFEVKKVGNNSYKIDGFGGLHINPEENKWNCFSQGKGGGAIQFVMFTENKSWVEAVKQLLGISSDLKNIRMRNHNIEIKDRPKEKILLPKKNNTYKHMMAYLIKTRKIDKGIVYKLIKEKKLYEDQYKNCVFVGHDNKGAVKYASIRGTNTNMDRFRGDVKNSDKAYSFSIEGGEGDDKIFVFESPIDAMSYLTIHKVKSNNQEFRGHVLSLGGLSDKALERYLNQYSDIKEINLCLDNDSEGIVVANRLREEYKSKFTVNIQYPTGKDYNDDLRSLATPNKKIKKEFGERDTEEEEELEL, from the coding sequence ATGGCATATGAAAAGCGTAGATTTACAGAAGATCAGATTCAGCTTGCTAGCGACACTAATTTACTTGAATATGCAAAACAATTTTTTGAAGTTAAGAAAGTTGGAAACAACTCATATAAAATAGATGGCTTTGGTGGACTTCATATAAATCCAGAGGAAAATAAATGGAACTGTTTTTCTCAGGGCAAAGGAGGTGGAGCAATACAATTTGTAATGTTCACAGAGAATAAATCATGGGTGGAAGCAGTGAAGCAGCTTTTAGGAATCTCTTCTGATTTAAAAAATATCCGTATGAGGAATCATAACATTGAAATAAAAGATAGGCCAAAAGAAAAGATTTTACTTCCCAAGAAAAATAATACTTACAAACATATGATGGCGTATCTTATTAAAACAAGAAAAATAGATAAAGGTATCGTCTATAAATTGATAAAAGAAAAGAAATTATATGAAGATCAGTATAAAAATTGTGTTTTTGTAGGTCATGATAATAAAGGAGCAGTAAAATATGCCAGTATACGAGGAACAAATACCAATATGGATAGATTCAGAGGTGATGTAAAAAATTCTGATAAAGCCTATAGTTTTTCTATTGAAGGTGGCGAAGGTGATGATAAAATATTTGTTTTTGAATCACCGATAGATGCTATGAGTTATTTAACCATTCATAAAGTGAAGAGTAATAATCAAGAGTTTAGAGGACATGTATTATCCTTAGGTGGATTATCGGATAAAGCATTGGAAAGATATTTAAATCAATATTCTGATATAAAAGAGATCAATCTATGCCTAGATAATGATAGTGAAGGAATTGTAGTTGCGAATCGATTAAGAGAAGAATATAAAAGTAAATTTACCGTGAACATACAGTACCCTACAGGAAAAGATTATAATGATGATCTGCGAAGCTTAGCTACACCAAATAAAAAAATAAAAAAAGAATTTGGAGAGAGAGATACAGAGGAGGAAGAGGAGCTAGAACTATAG